Genomic window (Oryza sativa Japonica Group chromosome 3, ASM3414082v1):
AAGGTTTCATCCTCTGATACTGTAAAAATTCCACAAACTATAAACGATAAAGGATATGTTCTGTGACTGGATTCAGATGCAGAGATGTGTAACGTCATATGGACGACAAAAGCCATCCTCTGATCAAGTGTTGGATTATGCATCAATTACCTCCTCACAATCCAAACAGATCtaagaaaacaataaaaaaacatagaaataatAAGAACAAATTGGAGGAGGATTTCATGTTACTCAGTGGTGGCTTTAATAATTGGTTCGATTCTGCCAGCGAGCGTCCTCAATGCCTTCAGAAGAGGGAGCATAATATCCTCATCGCAACAGCCTCCTCCAATGCAAAGAACACAGATAAAACcgaaaaggaataaaaaaatatacaaattttaacacaaaatatCAAACcagaaataagaaaaaaaagagcaatACAAGATGGCTCGGTTCAGCGGGAAAATCGGCATACAAATCAATCCCAGAGGAGTGGATCCAGAGAGAAAGACCTGTGATTTGGTCTGTTGAGCTTGAATATTACCAAGTCGTCACTGCCATCGCATTGCTGGCATAATAGAACAGCGTGACAAAAAAAAGATCACAATAGAAATATCAGGTTGTAGCGAAAATTCAAGTCCTCACTGCAATTGCATCGCATGCATACTAGAAAAAAACAGCCgtgaaaaaaaacaacaaaatgaAACAACAAATCACAGGATGTAGCAAAAGGTGCAGAAGAATAAGCAGATCTGGCTGTGCTAGGAAAAGCGTCTACGGGGGTGGAAAGAGGAGGAGATTTGCTGCAAGAGGAGATTTGCTGCAGCGGGAGGAAAGAGGTGGAGATTTGCTGCAGCAGTGGCACTAACCCTCAAGCCTGGCAGGGCGAAAGCTCTTAGGCAGCAACTGCGAATGTCATGAGAAACAAGCCTTGATTTTAGCATCACAAGGCATCCATCACAGCCCAAATACTTTTCAGTAAACATGAATGTCCAAACTGGCAATCAAATTAATTGAAGAGAATGAATTAAAAAATGGGCAAAACAAATTATTTAAATAGGATAGAGTTGGTGTTGCTAGGCATCAGACATCCAAGGAAGGAATTAGCAGCACTAGCTCTCAAGCCTGGCAGGGCGAAAGCTCTTAGGCGGCAACTGCGAATGTCATGAGAAACAAGCCTTGATTATAGCATCATTTGCAATGCAGAACACCAACTTACACAGAGCAAAAGAACACAAATAGTAATATATAAAGAAAATGGCTCAAACATCCAAGGAAGGAATCAACAGCATTAGCTCTCAAGCCTGGCAGGGCGAGAGCTCTTAGGCGGCAACTGCGAATGTTATGAGAAACAAGCCTTAAATTTATCATCATTGCCATACTATTAAGGATTtgtaagaaaataaaaacaaaaaccaaaaaagTTGTTACTTCAAATAAATCAAATGTAATCACAGAAACCGGCTCTGTAGACCGATGGAGATGCAGTCCCAGGTTCCTATAAACATGTGAAACGTCCGAAACCAACTCGGTTTTGGCCTAATCAAAGCATCACCGGTCAAAGCCATAGCTACAGGTGACGTGGCATCAGGCCTAAACAATCACAAAAATAGCAGATGCAAATTTTAGATTATATGAGACAAAGCTACGCACAATCCCTCAGAGACCCGTTTAAAATCACACACACCCGAATTAAACCAATTGCAAATGGGTACTCCATCCAAGACCAAACCACAAAGGTTATGGTCGAAGGATGGACACTTGCAAAGGAGAAAAGCAGCTGCTGTTTAAAGTGTCATACGGCACTTCCTATGGTCTTAGATTCCTCACCGGGACAAGGTTGCAACTCATAATACATGAACAGAATTTAGATCTATATAAACTACAATATTATTGGATTAAGCCTCAGGAAGACAGACAAATGTCGTCATTTGATAATCCGACGGTAATTCCAACAATATGCTAATCATCACAGGCTCAAAATCATAGATGTAGGAAGCAGAAACAATTATAAAACACGCAAGATTGGATGAAAGAATATAAATTGGATATTTAAAGCATCATCAGAAAGAAAAGCCTTCTCATTCACAGTGTGATTGCACTGTGTCAGAAGGTGTCCTAAGATTGTTATAAGGTTTCATCCTCTGATACTGTAAAAATTCCACAAACTATAAACGATAAAGGATATGTTCTGTGACTGGATTCAGATGCAGAGATGTGTAACGTCATATGGACGACAAAAGCCATCCTCTGATCAAGTGTTGGATTATGCATCAATTACCTCCTCACAATCCAAACAGATCtaagaaaacaataaaaaacatagaaataatAAGAACAAATTGGAGGAGGATTTCATGCTACTCAGTGGTGGCTTTAATAATTTGTTCGATTCTGCCAGCGAGCGTCCTCAATGCCTTCAGAAGAGGGAGCATAATATCCTCATCGCAACAGCCTCCTCCAATGCAAAGAACACAGATCTAAACcgaaaaggaataaaaaaatatacaaattttaacacaaaatatCAAACcagaaataagaaaaaaatgagCAATACAAGATGGCTCGGTTCAGCGGGAAAATCGGCATACAAATCACCCAAAGTTAGAAATAACATATTAGTGGCACAGCTGAAAACAAAATAAGAAATCACCCAACATGCAGAGCTACAGGCACCCCAAACATGCAATTTCGTTTCAAGGGGTTTGTACTTTAGAAAATGGATGATGTTATGAGCCTCAGAGATCTTGGTGGTATGAGATCATCAACTGGGAATCCCCATCAAGAGTAGCAAATATTTAGCTTACATCACAGGCCCATATAAAAATCAGACAATCGcaacttaataattacataatcaTTCCCATAAAACTCTTGAAGAAAATCATTTGTAGCTAGTGGACTAAATATATCAGCAAACATCACAATTGGAAATTAAGATAAAATTTTACAGCAAGGAAGATAAATGTTTACAGTCAGAAATGTCATGATCTGTCAGAAGTAGCTGGTTGTTAAAATCATATTTGGAAATTCAATGGGAATCCGTCTGATTTTCTTCATCACCCAGATCATGAGCATTTCACCACAAAAGAAATATATGAACCATATAAATTAACCACCGCAAAACCAGCAACTATAACAAGGCAATCTAACAAACTAAGGATCATCacaattgaaaaaaaacaatctagtGCCTTATTTTTTATCGAGCTCTATTTCATTTCATGAAGGTATCCAGTTAATCGACGGAACGAGCATTACTAAAAACTACTAAATGAATGGCCCGATCTATTATAAATCTACCGCTGGTAAACAGTCCAATCACAACAATTACAACACAGCTACTCCTTGGAGGAATGGAAACTTACCCTGATGGTGTCATAGTAGTTCCAGCCAACCTCCTTGGAGAGCTGGCCGAGGAGGCAGTACTTGTGCCCAGGCTGCAGCCTCAGAACCCTACAATTCGGCACCAAACAAACACCATTAGACCAATCGCTCGTGCACAATTACAATAatcacaaaaagaaaatatccaaACAACAAGCGAATCCGACGTACTTGAGCGCGTCGGGGATGACCATGCGCTTGGTCCTGTCGTACGGCGGCGTCACGACCTCGTACGCCTTCAGCCTTGccagcgccgcctctcccctcttGGTCTTGTGCGGGATCATGCTGCAGGGGATtcaccgcgccgccgacgcaAAATCAGAACAGGAATCGAAATGACAAGGGGAAAGCGGAGAGAAATCCATTGATCCGCACAGCTTCGGGGTTTGATTAGCTTACCCGCGGACGGTGCGCCAGAGGATCTTGGCGGGGGAGCGGAAGTGGATGGGGCCATGGGAGGGCTTGGTGTTCATCCTCTTCGGAGGAAGCGGAGGTACTTCATCTTCTGGCGGACGAGGCCGCCGGACATGCAGATCTCCTAGCAGCGGACGACCACCACGCGCTTCCCGTTGAGGAGCTCCTTGGCGATGATGGAAGCCAGGCGGCTGAGCATGTGGTGGCGCGCGTCCACCACGACGCGCGGCGCGCACACGCCGGAGCCGGACACCATCTTCGACTTACCTCTCCTCtcctggaggcggcggcggcggcggcactagGGTTTGGAGGGGTGGCAGGGGTGGAGGCGGAATGGGAGAGGGGTGGGACGCTAGGGTTTCTTATTTATAGATCCTCTCGGTTAGGGTGTCACGCTTGCGCTCCTTATTGGGCCGGTTAGTGGGCCTCTTCTGCTGCAATGCAGTTTCATGGCCCAACACGCTTTGCAGAATGCTTTGGCTCTAAAAGGAGCGGCTCTAAAATAGATATGCCTCTCCTCTTTGCGTGAGCAGGTAATTGATTCCAAGCAACTGTATAAAAAAGTGAAAATATTCAAAGGAACACGTTCTTGGGTTTCAGTTTGGAAagatgtgtattttttttaaggtgAGCTGAGTCTACACTTTAAGTGGGCAGGTAATTGATTTCAAACATTTGCACTGtaaaaaagagaacaaaaaaaatcaaagaaacaCAAATTTGTGTTTTTTCGGTTTGGAAAaatgtagttttttttctcaaaggTTCATTGTTGCAGTTCAAACGGAAAATTCGAAGTACATGTAGACGAGCAAGATGCTAAATCTGCACATTTCGTGCTGAAAGACTGGAAGTAGAAACTGAATAAACATTGAGCAGCAATGAACATTGAGGATTTGAGGCCATGGCAGTGTGACAAcgtattcattcattcattcattcaagaTCATCGTACAAAGCTAAAACATGGTGCAAAATCCTCTGATCCTACGTACACTGATTTCAATCTTTTTTCCAATATGCTTTTAAAGTAGCGTATACAAGGGTACCATAACAGAGTATAACTTTCCGCCTGGTCTGGAGTTGGAACAACCATCAGAAGATCGACATACAAGCTGTAGAGCAAATTCCTATATTAAATGGAGAATTTGGTCCTTGGGAAATAGTATTAAGAGGCAGAGGTATACAATAGTGTTAATCATGGTATATAATAACTCTACCCAGAAGGTACATAGGAGTACCTTCTCATTAACACTGCAATACCTATACGTTGCAAAAATATCCCATGgacaggaaaaaggaaaaataaacagAGAACTAATATTCCTATAACTCAGGAAATAGAGTAACTAGCTAGCTATTTGGGCATAGAAGCTCCAGTGTGGATCACTCTGTGTGATGAAAGGTTGGCCAAATGGATTGTTGCGAACGTAGCACTCGACATCTTCTGCAACTGTGAGGTTCTCCAGATAAACACGAAGATCTCCACCAGGGCCTGCATTGCAATTCACAGCGTGAATAAGATGTATTACTCCGGAAGATAAGGCATCTACAGATACGAAATGATCACATACCCAATGAATTATCGTTGCTGTTAAGATAACTGTAGGGTTGAGGGAAAATGGCAGTATATGGCTGCAGAACacagacatgaaaaaaaaaatcaataaggCAAATATATTGTTCAAATGAAGTGGTATGTGAAAGAGAATAAAGCTAATACCGGATTACGCAGTGCCTTGTAAGGAGAATCATCCACAAGTAACGTATTAGAAGGCGAATAGTACCCCTGCTCCCACGGTAGATCAGGTTCTTCCTTGTTCCACAGTTTCCTCAATTCCTTCAGTACCAATGGTTTGTGAATGTTCTCCAATGTTTTGTGTCCAGTAAATGTGCATTTAGACATGTCCTGCCCATTATGTTAGATATGATCATGAAGGTTCCAGGCTAAAAATAACTTGCAGTAGACTAGTAGAGACACAGACACCAAAATGTTAGATATGACCTACCCAACAAAATTTTAGCAAAGGTCTGAAATCTCTCATGATGATATCAATGACTGAATCAACATTCTGCCTGGAGAAATGAGAGTTACACAGTAAGTACAGTTGAAGCAATgatggaaaagtaataaaagaTAGATATGGACAAGAGATCATACTTTTTTCTTGAGGACCATATGCCTAGCTCAAAATTTTGTAAGCAAAAACTAAGAAAATCGTGGCAGTAAGGTCTTCGGAAGACTGGTAGGGAGGTATATTTTGAGCATTAACATCTTGTGTAACAACTCTAGAACAATATTTtgcaaataataataatggatGATGGTACAAGTAAATTCACCTAGTTTGCCTCGAACCTTTGCATCAGCCATATGGGAATTGTGGTAATCTTGGTTGATGTCCGCAAGCAAACCATTAAGATCTAGAATAAGAAGTTTTTTCTTCCGAAACCCTGTCAAGGATACTCTTGGTAACAAGGTGATTGGAGGCTTTTGCTGATATGTCAGAGGTAAACTTGAAGGCCTTATGAAGTTAGCACTATTGTGTGTTGATAAGTAAGCTTCTTCTGTCATGCGCAGTTCATTTCTCTCTACATTGGTATAATCCATATGTCTTCCATAATCATATTCCCATTTCCCCATGGTACTTAATCCATAAATGTTTAGACCACGATGAACATCTGATACACCGTAAGGAGGGATATTTCCTGTATGGAAGAAGTTAAAACCTTGATTGAATGGATCGAATGCATTCATTGGGTGTACAGGAGGAAAACCCATAAACTTGTTGCCTATGTAACCCCTAACATGTGATGGATGCAGAAAATGGCTGTGCAGGGTATAAGGTTCTCTCATAAAAGGTCCTATCCTCTGGTTCTCCTGTACACTGTAAGGGTTGTAACTAGCATTTGACATGCCGGTAAAACCATCACCGACTGTGCTTTGACAAACTCTCTCTTCAGTTGTGGAGTGTAGGCCGTCGATCCTGACATTTGCATCAAACCTAGAATCTTGAAGTGGCATGGAAGATGTATCATGATCTGTAGTTTTCCTGGTGTCGAGCATGCAATGTTCTGAATTCCCTGCTGAGTTAGCATTCTTCACTTCTGGACGCTTTGGATTGCTATTCTCATTTGAATGCACCAACTGACTGGACGAACTTTGCACTGATTCTGCGCACAAATTTGCTTCCAAATCACAACCTGCTTTCTGGGGCAAATCTCCTTGAGTTGAAAAGGCACGTTCCTTGTAATTTTCAGACTTGCTAGTAGAGATGTCAGGTAAGCATCCTTGAGCATCAGCATGCTCCTCTCCATTATTTTCTGCAAAGAAAAAAGGTAATCTAATCAGGTAGTAGCCTTGAACCTCTTAATACTAAAACTTAGAAATTTCCAAACAGAGTTTCTTAAACTCAAACAGATATCAGAAAAAGCAAAGCATGTCTTCTTCTCACACAACAGAGGGTTTCGCTTTCACGGATGCTAGGCTACCTCTCTAGATTTGATCGAACCGCAGAACAAATGTCTATTAttagcgggagagagagagagagagagagatgaaacCCGAGCAACAACGACAGCGCGTCGCAACTCGCAACGCGGTTGGTAGTTACCTGAGGCAGGGGATCCTCCCTGCTTCttccccgcggcggcgcgcttcCGCCGCTGCCTGCGCTGCTGGTTCCGCCgcttcgacgacgacgacgaggcggcgccgccgccgccctggagCATCACCATCGGGAGCATCGGCGGGGTTCTCTCTAGATCTAAGCCCCCGGGGAGAAGAAATCGAGGGGGAAGAGAGACGAGGAGGAGCTTAGCGAATCGCGAGTCGTTAACGTCAGggcagaagaggaggaagaaatgtGAGAAAATGCTTTTTTTGCATCGTGTGCTCCCCGAAATCCGAGTGGCGGGCGGGAGGCGGAAGGAAGAGGGGCGGAACAGGTGCGCGTACTGTGTGTGGGTCGTGTGTCGCCGGttctttttggactttttctgGGTTCGATTCGACCGAGGTTTGAGGTTTCGGCTCGAGCCTGTCTATTCGAGTCAGACTAAAGAACGGCAGACCCagtggttttttttattattttcaaccCTTTTGTTATTTTAATTACGCAGTAGATGTACGCGTACACGTGCACACACCATTACACACGCAACACCACACTCACACCCCCATGAATACGTCCCCTAACGCAGTAGAtatagctgacatgtgggcccaagggtatttttgacatttcacgcgatttctcttTCCTCCCCAATCGGAaagtattattttaatcggcaCGGTGTCCACtagcaaattaccacgtttatagaatgttttcccccaaaagtgagtttgggcagtgtcctagggctaaaaccacatataacaagtgtcctgtagcaaaatttctcATATTTATCTTTGCATAACCAAGATTATACGCCACCCAATCCCTTAGAGATTTGTTCCCGATTCCCGACCTATAACCATAGAGTGGATTGAAGCAATGCTTCCAAGCTagtaaggccgtgtttagttccaaaataatttttcaaacttctaacttttccatcacatcaaaacttttttacacaaACAAATTTCCAAtatttccgtcacatcgtttcaattttaaccaaactttcaattttagtctgaactaaacatagcctgaAAAACCGTAGTGAAATGCGCAATCCATTTTTCGCTGGGACGGCGGAAGGACGCCGTCTGAATTTCATTATCATTAGATAAAATGTACTGTTCATGATGTCAGGTAGGAAACTTATTAGTACTGGTTTCAGGATGTACGAATTATGCAATTCGGACGAAACTCTGAGAGAAAGCAGCAAAACTGATTACTACTTGACTAACGCATGCTCTCACTAAAGTCCCCTCACACCCCCGTGAATACGTCCCCTAACACATGCTCGAAGAGACTGAAATTAGCGGCACGTTCATGATCTCACAGTTCGCACTAAAGTCTTGTTGAAAGTCCACTTACTTATGCAGAATATTCGTGGGCACTAGGATTTAAACCCTGGTCTACCACCACACCACTGAGGGTTTTACTTTTGGCTAATCCGTACATTAGTCATCACCAACAAAATGGGTATCCATTTTCGATTCCTTTATATTGGGTCCAGTGAGGGGATCGGGGGTGAGTCCTTTGAAAAAAAACCACGCGTCCGACCATCGCTCTGGAAAGGAATTAAATGTGAGTTATGCGCTTTAATCACGCTGGCCAACGGGTGGAAACGGCCGTGTGATTCTCTCTCATTTCCTTAGCCGAGAGATTATTTCCCAACAAACAATTAACCTTTTCCAAATCTATTCTATAGGCAATGCAAGCACCTCTCGAAAAACTAGTATCTTCATTTCTTCCACATTTACACCATGCCATATAAATTTCCATAAAGGTAGCAGCATGGCCCCCTATGCATAGCTCCCCTTGAGGTTGAAATGGAACTATGTAGTGTGATCCTATATTTGTACTTTACCGAATATGAGCCTACTTTCACtcaattgtctttttttttctcatgtatAGAGGAGAGACATACTCTCGTATTGTGCAAAAAAAGCCTCCTATTTGGTTGGTTTGATAGAAAAATCCTTTGTTCACAACGGTTTATGAGATATGATATGTTCTAGGCAAGTGATAGCAAAAGTAATAAACAAGGCTGATTCATCTAAACGTATCTTATGCCTTGGCTAATTTACTGAAATTGAACTACCAAAACCATTAAGTTCAAGTTCCTAACCTCACTCTCTCGTTTACCACGCGCTCGTTTACTGAAATTGAACTAGCAAAAGTGATAAACATGGTTGTGTTCTTAAGTTCAATTTCCCAACCCCACTCTCTCGTTTAccacgcgcacgtttttcaaaatGTTAAACGATGCGTGTTTTGCAAACATTTTCTATATAAGAGTTGCtttaaaaagtcatattaatccaattttgaagtttttaaagctaataattaattaataacttaATTCATTGCTCCGTTTTACGTATTTGATGTGACGGTTCCCAACCCTCACCTAAAGAACACATCCTAAAAGGTGCTTTTGTCGCCTTACTTGCTTCGTCGAATTCTACATAGGAAAATCCATCAATATTTATCTTTGCATAACCAAGATTAAGTGCCACCCAATCCCTTGGAGACTTGTTCCCGATTCCCGACCTGTAATCATAGAGTTGATTGAAGCAATGTTTTCAAGTTAGTAAAAAATCGTAGTGTGGCACAAGGGCTTTTGCAATGCCATGTGGCATGTTGCCGTTGACATGGCCTGACAGTGTAACTGTTATCATGCCATATCAACTTAGATGGTATGACCAAAAGATTTAtttctaaaataatattatagagtttatttttaaaattaaaattttaaaaaggttaaaaaaaattcatgagtGCGTGTGCTAGGCTGCTAGTAGTTATTTTCATTTTCCCTTACAATTATACACCCCtcattcacaaatataaatataaatatttctagcaTTTATAATCTATTCAAAATATTGTATTTCAAGAATACTGCTTCCCAAATCTGTCATTCTGACGATTTCCTGTATTTATTACTTTTTATAGTCGCATCATCTAGCGTTATCTTTCCCAGTGAAGTAAAACTCCCACGGATGTAAAAGTGATTTCACTTAAATCTTTAATCTAGTTAATCTGTGTTTGAGCTTCTAAAAGTATTTATATACTTATACTTTCGCATGGAGAGAAACAGTTACTAGGGCTGTGTTTGGTACCCCTTTTCCCTTTCCCGAACCCATCTTCCTCATTTTTCACAtgtacgtttttcaaactgctaaacggtatattttttaaaaaaaattctatacgaaagttacttaaaaaatcaaattaatctattttttaaaaaaattagctaatatttaattaatcacgtgctaatagacTGCTCCATTTTCCATGAAACATGGATGCCGAACACAACCTGGTCGTGTGAGAAGCAATCAAGCAACACAATATTGAATGCGGTCATTACCCATTCACGCAACATCACGCCATCAAGGCATAATTACATTCTATAAAAAATAAGCGAGTTAACTGTGTAAGACACAGCAGCAGCTCGTGACAATTAGAATGTGTTTGTACTGTTGTGCGGGACTGCGTGGCATTTTCAGAGTGGATGCATTCATATCCGTTTACATTCAGTGGATCATCAGGAAACGGTGTCCACCTGCCCGGAGAAGGGACAAAAATCAAGTACTATGCAGAAGAGGCTATATTTGTCTATTGGCCATTGCTTATGGGTTCTATCTCGGCTGTTGCGTTGCTGGTGCCTTCGAACCTTGGCCCTTGCAGCTGCCTCTTCACCAAGGCCGTGTAGATGCCGTCGCGGCTGAGGAGCTCGTCGTGCGTGCCGCTCTCCACTATCTGGCCGTCGGAGATGACGGCGACGGTGTCGGCGCTCTTGACGGTGGACAGCCGGTGAGCTATCACAAGAACGGTCCTCCCTTTCATCAGAGAGTCCATTGCATCCTGTGGAATCAAGGAAGAACCATGTCATATTCTGGCTCTCCAAGCAAGAGATCAAGCATGTTCATATCATCATCATATGTTGATGGGTGCAGAGGGATCAGGGCATCGAAGAATGATAAGTAGATAGCTGCTTGTTTTTTGGTTGGAATCAGGTCAGCAATTAGTAGAGGTACAGCGGCACGCACGACGAGCTCCTCAGCCACGACGGCATCTACACGGCCTTGGTGAAGAGGCAGCTGCAAGGGCCAAGGTTCGAAGGCACCAGCAACGCAACAGCCGAGAAAGAACCCATAAGCAATGGCCAATAGACAAATATACAACAGTACAAACACATTCTAATTGTCACGATCTGCCGCTGTGTCTTACACAATTAACTCGCTTATTTTTTATAGAATGTAATTATGAGTTGGTGGCGTGATGTTGCGCAGATAGGTAATGACCGCATTCAATATTGTGCTGCTTGATTGCTTCTCACAGGACTAGTAACTGTTTGTCTGTTTCTCTCCCTACGCAAATATAAGTATATAAATACTTTTAGAAGCTCTAACACAGATTAACTAGATTAAGATTTAAGTGAAATCACTTTTACATCCGTGGGTGTTTTACTTTACTGGGAAAGATAACGCTAGATGACGCGACTATGAAAGAGCAATAAATACAGGAAATCATCAGGATGACAGATTTGGGAAGCAGTATTCTTGACATACAATATTTTGAATAGATTTTACAtgctagaaatatttatatttgtgaatgaAGGGTATATAATTGTAAGGGAAAATGAAAATAGCTACTAGCAGCCTAGCACACGCActcatgaaatttttttaacctttttgaaattttaaaaataaactctaaaatattattttagtaaTAAATCTTTTGGCCATATGCCATCTAAGTTGATACCGAAGATAACGGTTACACTGTCACGTCATATCAACGGCAACATGCCACAAGGCATTGCAAAAGCCCTTGTCACACTACGATTTTTTACTAGCTTGGAAACATTGCTTCAATCCACTCTATAGTTATAGGTCGGGAATTGGGAACATGTCTCCAAGGGATTGGGTGGCGTCTAATCTTGGTTATGCAAAGATAAATATTGATGTATTTTCCTATGTAGAATTCGACGAAGCAAGTACGACGACAAAAGCACCTATTAGGTTGTGTTCTTAGGTGAGGGTTGGAAACCCTCATGATGgcgctctctctcgtggcccgatcttctaGTGAGAGTTCTAGTGAGagggataactctcgctttaATCGAGTGTGATGTTTGCAACATGACTACCAACTAGAACAAGTTCAGAACGTTGTGCAATCGCTACATCACAAAAGATatcgtaccaaccgtgacgcgcgATTAATGATCCCTGCAACGtaaacgagagaacactgcaagaacaagataagatgcaatctaaatattgtgaATAGGTGATTAAGCACAAAGGAATAGTTGCAATTGAAGTGGTAGACctaatcgacccggcaaatcaacacaccaactattcgGGGCCCTGAATCtatagtcgcc
Coding sequences:
- the LOC4334153 gene encoding uncharacterized protein, translated to MLPMVMLQGGGGAASSSSSKRRNQQRRQRRKRAAAGKKQGGSPASENNGEEHADAQGCLPDISTSKSENYKERAFSTQGDLPQKAGCDLEANLCAESVQSSSSQLVHSNENSNPKRPEVKNANSAGNSEHCMLDTRKTTDHDTSSMPLQDSRFDANVRIDGLHSTTEERVCQSTVGDGFTGMSNASYNPYSVQENQRIGPFMREPYTLHSHFLHPSHVRGYIGNKFMGFPPVHPMNAFDPFNQGFNFFHTGNIPPYGVSDVHRGLNIYGLSTMGKWEYDYGRHMDYTNVERNELRMTEEAYLSTHNSANFIRPSSLPLTYQQKPPITLLPRVSLTGFRKKKLLILDLNGLLADINQDYHNSHMADAKVRGKLVFRRPYCHDFLSFCLQNFELGIWSSRKKQNVDSVIDIIMRDFRPLLKFCWDMSKCTFTGHKTLENIHKPLVLKELRKLWNKEEPDLPWEQGYYSPSNTLLVDDSPYKALRNPPYTAIFPQPYSYLNSNDNSLGPGGDLRVYLENLTVAEDVECYVRNNPFGQPFITQSDPHWSFYAQIAS